The Fructilactobacillus myrtifloralis genome segment CCGTGGAAAGTGCGGCACACTCATTTGCAGCTCGCAAGGGCACCTACAAGGGCTTGAGCAAGTGGCGCGTGACGGATGCCGGCCTGGAGGGTCGGATTCGACTTCCAATTCCCACGGGGATTGTGGGCGGAGCGACCCACGTGCTCGAGATGAGTAAGGTTAACTACCAGATTTTAGGAATTCAGTCCGCCTTAGAGATGATGAACGTGCTTGCCGGAGTTGGGTTAGCACAAAACCTAGCCGCTCTAAAGGCCTTGGTGACCGATGGGATTCAACAGGGTCACATGCGCTTGCAGCTGAAGTCACTGGCTTTGACCGCCGGAGCAACGCCCGCTCAGGTGAATCAGGTGGTTGACGCCCTGCAGCGGTTACCCAAGCATGAACAAGATTTAGCGCACGCCCACCAGTTGGTGGCTAACATGAAGGAGGATGACACCGATGGCGAATGACGTGGAATTAAAGCCCGCGGTTCAGGACCTGTTAAACACGGTGGCCCGGTTTTTTGACGGGGACGTTCAGGTGCAAATCATTGGGGATTTAAAGTCGGGGTACCTACGGCACGATCAGGTGCAAACCATGCAAGATGGTCAGCATCTGTTTGTGCAGTTAAGTGACGTGACCGACCCGGACTTTTTGGCCAGTCACGAATTAGTGCACATTCTGATGACCCTGCGGGGCTTTCCCCAGGTTTACTTTCCCCTGACGACCGGTGACGACCAGCTCGACGAACAACTCCGGTACGTGGGGACCGATCTCTTTGATACGGTGAGTCACTTCGTGGTGTACCCAGAACAACGCAAACACGGCTTAATTGACGAAACGGTAGAAGCGGAAGTCGTGAAGGGAGTTCGGCAGACCATTGCCCCCGAACAGGGCCAGGTGGATCCAGAGATGATTACCCGGTTAGTGACGGTGCTAGACGCTCGGGTCTTTTTGGGCGACCACTTTGATCATTATCGCTACCTGTTTGAGCACGATTTTCCACTGGCAACGCAGGCCGCTGACCAGCTTTACCAGTTGCTGACGGCCAAACCAACGAACAGTCCGTTTGCACTACGGCGAAACGTGGTGAAGCTGTTTCGGGCCTTTGATCGCCAATTGGAAGACTGGAAATTACCGGCTTTGCACCTCAACGACTTTGCAATGCTGACCTCGGTCTTTTCGAAGCGCCAATTAGGATTACAGGTCAAACAGGTCTTTAAACTTTACTATTCAGAACTGCGCAACCGAGAAACCGGCCAGCGCGCTTACGTTGGTTTTACCATTAGTGATGACCAAAACTCGGTAGTACTGGATGGACCGGTCGGCGAAAAAGTGAGTGCCGATTACATTCAAGAACTTTACCAAAAAACGGTTCAGGAACTATTTAACGAACTCCACATTCCATACTTGGAACGGTAGGCGAGGAGGAAGTAAACGTGCCAAATTTTGCAGCGTTACAAGCTCAGGTTGACCAGGCCCAGCGGATGGTCTTTTTAACCGGTGCGGGGGTGTCAACCCCCTCTGGGATCCCGGACTATCGGTCGAAAACGGGTTTATACACCACCGGGCAGACCAAGCGTCCCACGGAGTACTATCTTAGTCATGACTGTCTGGTTAATGAGCCAGCGGTGTTTTACCAGTTTGTAATGAAGAATCTGTACTACCCGGCGGCGCAGCCAAACGTTATTCAGACCAAGCAAGCTGCCTTCACGCAGGCAGATCGGGCGGCAATTGTAACCCAAAACATCGATAATTTGTACGAACAAGCGGGCGCGCGGCACCTGCACGAATTTCACGGGAACCTCTACCGGATTTACTGTCAAAAATGTGGGGCCGTGGTTGATTATTCCACCTACGCCCACAGCATGTACCACGAACCCGACGGGGGGATTTTACGGCCCGATGTCGTTTTGTACGGCGAAGGCATTGACCCGGCGGTGGCGCAGGCGAGCGTCAACGCGGTCCACACTGCTGACCTAATTTTGATTGTCGGAACTTCGATGCGGGTGTATCCCTTTGCCGGGTTGTTAGATTATCGCCAGCCGCACGTTCCCGTTGTGGTTATTAACCAGGAACGCCTGGAGTTGCCGGGGGTCACAGCCCAGTACGAACTGGATGCTACTGAAGTCTTTGACCGCTTACAGGTGGGGGCTAGTCATGATTAAAGTCGGCTTAACGACCTGGACCGATCACCCGGATTTGAGTAATGGGAAAAAACAAGCGACCTTACCAGACTACGTGGCCAATTTTCCGATTGTAGAGGTAGATAGTACTTTTTACAGTATCCCGAAGGTGGAGTGGGTGGAAAAATGGGTGCGAGAGACGCCTGCGAACTTTCAATTTGTGGTGAAAGCAAACTACATGATGACGAAAACGCCCATGCCCCAGTTGGGACCGGTCACGGCAGAGGCGCGCGCGGCCCGCTTTAATGAACTGCGCGTGGCGGTGAAACCACTGCTTACGGCCCATAAATTGGCAACGATCCTCTTTCAATTTCCGCCGTCCTTTCGGTGTAATCCAGATAGTTTGCAATATCTCCGTGCGGTTCGCCAGCACATGGGCAAGCTTCCCCTTGCAGTGGAATTTCGCAACCGTTCGTGGCTGGACGGGGCAGAACTGAGTCGCGACACCGCCGCCTTTTTACAGAGCTTGCAGATGAGTGAAGTGGTGGTAGATGAACCCCACGCGACTGCCAACGGGATTCCCTTTCAACCGGTGGTTACCAATCCGCAGCTGGCGTTTTTGCGCTTGCACGGACAAAATGCCACGGAATGGGCGAAAGGAACCCGGGAACGCTACCGGTATCAGTATTCAGACGCTGAACTAGCGCGCTTTGCTGAGACGGCGATGACGTTAGCGGATCAGGCCCAGACCGTCGTAGTAATTTTTAATAACAATACGGGTCACGATGCAGCGCCCAATGCCCTAAGCTTACAGCGCATGCTTCACCAGCCGGGGACCGAGTTACCGGCGCAACAACTAGATTTATTTTAACGAGGATATGTATAATAAGTGTAAACAACACGATAAAGGAGAATTTTCATGGCTGACCAACAAGGGACATTTTACGTAACGACGCCGATTTACTATCCGTCGGGACGGCTGCACATCGGGAACTCCTACACGACGGTAGCGGCTGACATGGTAGCCCGGTACCACCGGTCTTTGGGAGAAGACGTGTTTTACCTCACGGGAACCGACGAACACGGGCTAAAAATTGAACAGAAGGCGGAGAAACTCGGGTTAGAACCGCAGGCGTACGTTGATAAGATGGCCCAACAGATTAAGGACCTCTGGATGAATCTTGACGTTTCAAACGACGATTTTATCCGCACCACCGACGACCGGCACGTGCAAGCGGTGCAACGGATTTTCCAACTCCTGCTTGATCAGGGCGACATTTACCTCGGCCAATACACCGGTTGGTACTCAGTTTCTGACGAAGAATACTTTACGGAATCACAACTCGCCGAGGTTTATCGGGATGCAGATGGCAACGTGATCGGTGGTAAGGCACCGACTGGCAACGAAGTGCAACTCGTTAACGAAGAATCGTACTTCTTTAAGATGAGTAAGTACGCTGACTGGTTAATGCAGTACTACCAGGATCATCCCGACTTCATTCAACCCAGCTCGCGGATGCACGAAATGGTAAAAAACTTCTTGGAA includes the following:
- a CDS encoding IpaB/EvcA family protein yields the protein MANDVELKPAVQDLLNTVARFFDGDVQVQIIGDLKSGYLRHDQVQTMQDGQHLFVQLSDVTDPDFLASHELVHILMTLRGFPQVYFPLTTGDDQLDEQLRYVGTDLFDTVSHFVVYPEQRKHGLIDETVEAEVVKGVRQTIAPEQGQVDPEMITRLVTVLDARVFLGDHFDHYRYLFEHDFPLATQAADQLYQLLTAKPTNSPFALRRNVVKLFRAFDRQLEDWKLPALHLNDFAMLTSVFSKRQLGLQVKQVFKLYYSELRNRETGQRAYVGFTISDDQNSVVLDGPVGEKVSADYIQELYQKTVQELFNELHIPYLER
- a CDS encoding NAD-dependent protein deacylase, with the protein product MPNFAALQAQVDQAQRMVFLTGAGVSTPSGIPDYRSKTGLYTTGQTKRPTEYYLSHDCLVNEPAVFYQFVMKNLYYPAAQPNVIQTKQAAFTQADRAAIVTQNIDNLYEQAGARHLHEFHGNLYRIYCQKCGAVVDYSTYAHSMYHEPDGGILRPDVVLYGEGIDPAVAQASVNAVHTADLILIVGTSMRVYPFAGLLDYRQPHVPVVVINQERLELPGVTAQYELDATEVFDRLQVGASHD
- a CDS encoding DUF72 domain-containing protein yields the protein MIKVGLTTWTDHPDLSNGKKQATLPDYVANFPIVEVDSTFYSIPKVEWVEKWVRETPANFQFVVKANYMMTKTPMPQLGPVTAEARAARFNELRVAVKPLLTAHKLATILFQFPPSFRCNPDSLQYLRAVRQHMGKLPLAVEFRNRSWLDGAELSRDTAAFLQSLQMSEVVVDEPHATANGIPFQPVVTNPQLAFLRLHGQNATEWAKGTRERYRYQYSDAELARFAETAMTLADQAQTVVVIFNNNTGHDAAPNALSLQRMLHQPGTELPAQQLDLF